Within the Solibacillus silvestris genome, the region TTGTCCTTGGAGAATTTCACCTATTCTTGTCGGATCCAGACGGAAGTTAAATTGACAGTTATGGTAACCCATATCGACAAATTTCCGGCATTCAGGATATTTGTTGATATCATAATTCGGTACCGGGAATAGTTTGCCCCAATTTACGCCTAATGTTTCGAGTGCTTTGGCAAAAGCGTTTTGATGTGCGTTATCACGAACAATCAAAAATGCGAGCGTTTCACGGAACGTTTGGTTTGAGCTCATTTCGTAAATTCGCGTTTTTTGCAGTACCCCTGTTGATTCCAAAACGAGGTTGTTCAGTAAATCGGCGATGAGGTTTCCGTGAGAGTAAACCCAGGATCCATTCCATGGATTTCCTGCTGCATCAACAGGTAACGATGCCTGTGCACCCATAATATAGTGGTGAGGATTTGCATGTCGTACCGCTTCATCCAGCGGGGATTGGTCCATACCATTATTTCCGGGAGCAGATGACTCTCCGGAATCATTCAATAACTGATTGATTGTATTTTGAACAAGTTCGACATGGGCAATTTCTTCTAAAAAAATACCACGCAGCAAGTCTCTAAATTGTGTATCTTTTCCTCGGAAATTGGAACTTTGAAAGAAAAATTGCATCATTGTCCGCATTTCCCCGTAATGTCCGCCTAAGATTTCCTGCAAGACACGCGCAGCTGCCGGATCTGGTTTATCAGGCTTAATAATATTGATGAGTTCTTCTTTGTAGTAGTACATAGTTCCCCTCGTTTCTTATTTTTATTGTAGAAAGAAATATCAATTCTCTCGTTGTTGTTATGTTCAAATCAAATGAAATTATGCGATATTTGTAATTATGAGAAATAGAAGTTCTGAACTTTGGAGAATTAAATATTACGATTATATTTCACGGGAATATATTTTGAAAAAGTAGGGTAGATAAGCAATAGAGATGGTTGAGCATAACTAATCTTGTGAAACTTGCTAGTTTTTATGAGGAGGATGTAACTTGGAGAACAACAATAAAAAAGTCGAACAATTGAAACAATTCACTGCGAAAGATGAAGGGCAGCCGTTAACGACGGATCATGGATTAAAGTTAACGAATGATGAGCATTCATTAACAATAGGCGAGCGCGGTCCAACAATTATGGAAGACTTTCATTTCCGTGAAAAAATGACGCATTTTGACCATGAGCGAATTCCTGAGCGTGTTGTGCATGCAAGAGGATCGGGAGCTCATGGGGTATTCGAAAGCTATGGAGATGCTTCAGATATTACAATGGCTCATTTTTTGGGTGAGAAAGGGCGACAAACGCCTGTTTTTGTTCGTTTTTCAACAGTAGCAGGGTCACGAGGTTCAGCAGAAACCGTTCGTGATGTACGAGGATTTGCTACGAAGTTTTATACGGAAGAAGGCAATTACGATTTAGTAGGAAATAATATCCCTGTATTCTTTATTCAGGATGCGATAAAATTCCCTGATTTTGTCCATGCCGTAAAGCCGGAGCCTCATAATGAAATTCCACAAGCGCAAAGTGCCCATGATACTTTTTGGGATTTTGTCGTAAGCAATGAAGAAACGGCACATATGACAATGTGGCATATGTCGGACCGAGCGATTCCAAAAAGTTTCCGTACAATGGAAGGATTTGGTGTCAATACATTCCGTTTCGTCAATGCAAACGGGGAAGCCCACTTCGTTAAATTCCATTGGAAACCAGTATTTGGCGCACATTCTTTAGTGTGGGATGAAGCTCAAAAAATTGCAGGTAAAGATCCGGATTTTAACCGCCGTGACCTTTTTGACAATATAGAAGCAGGTAATTATCCTGAATATGAGCTTGCTGTTCAGCTAATTCCACAAGAAGATGAATTCAAATTTGATTTCGATATTTTGGATCCAACAAAAATTTGGCCGGAAGAACTGATTCCGCTGCGCAAACTTGGAAAAATGACATTGAATCGAAATACGGATAACTTCTTTGCTGAAACGGAACAAATTGCATTCCATGTAGGACATGTCGTTCCGGGAATCGATTTCTCAAACGATCCTTTACTGCAGGGACGCTTATTCTCTTATACAGATACACAATTAATTCGATTAGGTGGGCCAAACTTCCATGAGTTACCGATCAACCGTCCTGTATGCCCATTCCATAATAATCAGCGTGACGGCTATGGACGTATGACAATCAATAAGGGCCGTGTTGCATACGGGAAAAACAGCTTGCAAAATAATACACCGCATGTTGTGACTCAAAATGAAGGCGGCTATGCTCATTACCAGGAAAAAATTGAAGGACGTAAAGTAAGAGCCCGAAGCTTATCGTTTGAGGATCATTATAGCCAAGCTCGTCAATTCTGGTTAAGTCAAACAGATGTGGAAAAGCAGCACATTATTAATGCTTTCAGTTTTGAATTGGGGAAAGTAGAAACAATCGAAATCCGCAAGGCCACAGTCGATATGTTTGCCCGAGTAGACCGTGCAATGGCTGAGCAAATTGCCCAAAATATCGGTGTTACACCACCAGATGAATCTATCCAGCAAGTTGAAGATCAACAGCCGTCTGATGCTGTTAGTATATTGAAAAATCAAGTACCGTATTTAAAAACAAAAAAAGTTGGTATTATTGTTGATACAAACAGCAATTTAGAAGAACTTGTTACACCTCTGGAAAAAGAGGGGGTTGTCGTTGAATTAATCAGCGATAAGCAAGGAAGAATCGGTCAGCGTGAAATTGACCATACGCTGGAAACTGCATCTCCAGTACTTTATGATGGCTTAATTGTTGCTGCAACTTTTGAAGGTGTAGTACCAAACCGAAAAGTCCAAACGTTTGCTGATGAAATTTTCAATCATTACAAAGCATTGGGTTATGTATCCGTTGAAAGTATGGATAAAGACTATGCCAATGCACCGGGTGTTGTAACTGGAGCCACAGAATTTGTAGAAGCACTGAAAAAAGGACGCCACTTTGACCGAACAGATGCAACGGGTTGATGAGTACAATAAAATTTAAGTAACACAAAGCTAAAAAACATTTTTCTCAGTGAGAAAAATGTTTTTTAGCTTATATCCCAAATTTCCTACATCGCTTACGGAAAATGAATATTTAGAATAATTAAATATCAGAACGATAGTATGTTATAATATTAAAATTGTAGATAATAAAATATGGAAGGGGAGTATGTTAGGGGGAGGTTGAAAAAGGGGCTGTATGATTGAAAAATTTTATTATGGAGAATCAAGCCTTTGTTAAAATTTATAAAATACATAGTTGTTAATGGATTAAAAGGGGTGTCAAACGTGTGAAAAATATATTTAAAATTGGAAGCGCATTTATAGGAGTAATCGTTGGTGCAGGATTCGCTTCAGGACAAGAGATACTGCAATATTTCACAAGCTTTGGAATACTCGGGATATTCGGGGCAATTTTATCAACGGTACTGTTTGCATGTATTGGTATGCTTTTAGTATGGCTCGGCAGTTATACAAAAACGAAATCACATAAAGATGTTATTTACCGGATTAGCGGGCGTTATCTAGGAACGGTAATCGATTTTATTCTTATTTTTACGTTGTTTGGCGTAGGCGTCGTTATGCTTGCCGGTGCCGGTTCGAACTTAAATCAACAGTTTGGATTACCGATTTTTGTAGGTACGACCCTTATGACAATACTCGTACTATTAACAGGATTTTTGAAAGTTAATCGTGTTGTTTCCATTATTGGGAGCATAACGCCGATTCTCATTGTTTTTGTTATATGTATAGCAATATACAGTTTACTAACTATGGATGGCACTTTTGCGTCATTAAACGTAGTAGCACAAGCAACACCAACTACATTGCCAAACTGGTTTGTTTCCAGTATTAATTATGTTTCATTCAATATCGCTGTTGGAGCATCGATGTCAATTGTAATGGGTGGGGCTGAAAAAAGTCCAAAAACTGCAGCAATCGGTGGTTTAGTTGGTGGTCTTGTTTTAGGGATACTGATTCTCTTAATCCATTTAGCTATTTTTTCTAAAATTGAGGAAGTTGGCACATTGGACATGCCAATGCTAGGAATTGTTAGTAATATATCTCCAGCATTAGGTATTGTCATGTCTTTAGTTATCTTTGGAATGATCTATAATACAGCGGTTGGAATGTTCTTTTCTTTCTCGGCTCGTTTTGCAGAATCAGGAACACAGAAATTTAAAATATTCTTTATCATTACGATGATAGTTGGCTATTTAGCAAGTTATGTAGGGTTTACAGGACTGGTTAGTTATTTTTATCCACTAATCGGTTATTTGGGAATTATCCTCATTATTGCGCTATTGGCAGCTCCGTTTATTATTAAGAGACAAGAGGCGCAATAATAATCTATCCGTACAAGCTCAAAGCTACCATTTTTCAACAATGGTAGCTTTTTACTATACATTTGTCTATTTCTAATTTGATTCAGCCTCTTTAAGGGTTTTTTCTATCGTATAATCAATATGTAAAAACTTCATTCCAAAAAGTTTCATATCATGTGTAGCAGTAAGTATCCCTTTTTGTTCTTTTATTACAAAATACTCATGGAGCGGCAGTTTGAAAACGTATGAACCGATCGACAAATATGTACCTGCATCGCCTTGTCCATCACTTGTTAAGTAAAGTGCCTGGTCTTTTGCGGAAAGCTGTAAAATTCCGTGCATTGAAGAGAATGGCAAGGGCAAAGCGATATTCATATAGGTATTAGTTGCATCATTATGCTGCGAATAAATCGCATTAAATACAGGTTCGCCATTGATCGACCGTTGCCAGACACGCGGTTTATCCCGGCCATCATTTTGCGGTTCAACTTGCCAAATTTCACCGTCCATCATAATCATTTTTGAAGAAAAGGGTAAATTCAACTGTCCCATTTTCCGGCTGATAAACTGATATACAAAAGCAAAAGGTTTAAACCATGGTGCCCACTGTACAGATGCTTTTAATTCAAACTGCGTCGTACGTTCATAAAAATCAGCGATTAAAACATGGATATCCTCTTTATTTATATAAGAAGACATCTCATCAACCAATCCGTGAGCCGGCTTGTTAGTCGGAGAAAAGTTGCCTCGGATTTTACTTACCGGGAATGAATAATCGATATGCTTTGACGGCGGAGTATAAAGACTCCAAGCGATTACCACGGCAATACCAAACCCTAAACAATTTAAAAGCCCATGAAAGTCCAGCATATCCGGAATATCCACAATAATCATTCCAGTTAAATTACTGTAAGCGTATAAAAATGACCAAATGATTGTAAAACATAACGTTATAAAGGCAAGCCGGATAAATAAGCTTTGCACACGCGGCAACCGCCATTTCATGACATAAAAGTTAATACTGAAAATAGCAAGTACATATAAGCTGACCGAAACGATTTCAACAATTCTTGAAAAGGTAATTCCGACAGCTACTAGCATTGGTCCTGCGGCAATAACGGCACAGCAAAATTTATAGTATCGGGTCATATGAAGACGCCCAATCAATCCAATTGTAATACAAAGTAAAAAGGCGGAATAATGAAAGTGAATAGCAGTTAGCCATGTAATAATCGGACTAAATCCTGTATTCAACTGTAAATGGAATGCCAAAAACCATAATCCACCCATCACAATATAAATCAGTCCGATATCAATCATTATTTCAGCCGTATTTGTAAATCCCCGTCTCAAAAATCGGTTGACCCCATGGGAAGCAATGACAAGTGTACTTAGCAAATAAGCCAGCACACAAAGTAGGATGAGGAAATCCTGTTGCGT harbors:
- a CDS encoding catalase, with product MYYYKEELINIIKPDKPDPAAARVLQEILGGHYGEMRTMMQFFFQSSNFRGKDTQFRDLLRGIFLEEIAHVELVQNTINQLLNDSGESSAPGNNGMDQSPLDEAVRHANPHHYIMGAQASLPVDAAGNPWNGSWVYSHGNLIADLLNNLVLESTGVLQKTRIYEMSSNQTFRETLAFLIVRDNAHQNAFAKALETLGVNWGKLFPVPNYDINKYPECRKFVDMGYHNCQFNFRLDPTRIGEILQGQSPSRNGGQYQVTPPPVGFPVPLMPDMPNEHSPGLYDLNN
- a CDS encoding catalase HPII; translation: MENNNKKVEQLKQFTAKDEGQPLTTDHGLKLTNDEHSLTIGERGPTIMEDFHFREKMTHFDHERIPERVVHARGSGAHGVFESYGDASDITMAHFLGEKGRQTPVFVRFSTVAGSRGSAETVRDVRGFATKFYTEEGNYDLVGNNIPVFFIQDAIKFPDFVHAVKPEPHNEIPQAQSAHDTFWDFVVSNEETAHMTMWHMSDRAIPKSFRTMEGFGVNTFRFVNANGEAHFVKFHWKPVFGAHSLVWDEAQKIAGKDPDFNRRDLFDNIEAGNYPEYELAVQLIPQEDEFKFDFDILDPTKIWPEELIPLRKLGKMTLNRNTDNFFAETEQIAFHVGHVVPGIDFSNDPLLQGRLFSYTDTQLIRLGGPNFHELPINRPVCPFHNNQRDGYGRMTINKGRVAYGKNSLQNNTPHVVTQNEGGYAHYQEKIEGRKVRARSLSFEDHYSQARQFWLSQTDVEKQHIINAFSFELGKVETIEIRKATVDMFARVDRAMAEQIAQNIGVTPPDESIQQVEDQQPSDAVSILKNQVPYLKTKKVGIIVDTNSNLEELVTPLEKEGVVVELISDKQGRIGQREIDHTLETASPVLYDGLIVAATFEGVVPNRKVQTFADEIFNHYKALGYVSVESMDKDYANAPGVVTGATEFVEALKKGRHFDRTDATG